The Populus alba chromosome 4, ASM523922v2, whole genome shotgun sequence genome contains a region encoding:
- the LOC118040441 gene encoding uncharacterized protein isoform X1, which produces MAENGRVHPDCMNASNPYHECGVACLERISQGKRRKEKKQSDYHNGVNEGWSSKNKDEERRAQPTCPKASNPYHKCEEFCSNRTAEANPKGVKKETGGAQPTCPKASNPYHKCEEFCSNRTAEINPKGVKKETGGARPTCPKASNPYHKCEEFCSNRTAEINPRGVKKQSERAQTCPRASNPHHKCDELCSNGTLEANPQGVKKDSGSIIGAALSFGRKKKESGSQQNSPRAVNNVPVVKAARHGPSPLPTKKHDEAENSGSFSSYRQHSDESYSEDHSLDKGPVRSPGPMNVSGIIMPDPPKSPTKLSLACYKIPTPAEPQQNGKLHGSPKAATYPSANHEGKVTDGPISEYLDFSFSRASEESDEEEVQSVISDSCVSVGKYHVRENIASILQLILDKYGDIAAGSRLESASMRAYYLECLCSVVHELQCTSFKQLTKSKVTEMLAVLKDVESAQIDVSWLRDILNDLAEGVELRGQHQAAEEAKSKCDHAIESINKELEFMMEDLAQKEKAVADAEAQISETRDRLNKLELDSSRLSETVSSIWSTVEKFHDKPLADEIL; this is translated from the exons ATGGCTGAGAATGGAAGGGTACATCCAGATTGTATGAATGCTTCAAACCCTTACCATGAATGTGGTGTAGCTTGCCTTGAAAGGATTTCCCAAGGGAAGAGgaggaaagagaagaaacaGTCAG atTATCATAATGGTGTAAATGAGGGTTGGTCTAGCAAAAACAAGGATGAAGAAAGAAGAGCACAGCCTACTTGTCCCAAAGCATCTAATCCTTACCATAAATGTGAGGAATTTTGTTCTAATAGAACTGCCGAGGCCAATCCCAAGGGGGTTAAAAAGGAAACAGGAGGAGCACAGCCTACTTGTCCTAAAGCATCTAATCCTTACCATAAATGTGAGGAATTTTGTTCTAATAGAACTGCTGAGATTAATCCCAAGGGGGTTAAAAAGGAAACAGGAGGAGCACGGCCTACTTGTCCTAAAGCATCTAATCCTTACCATAAATGTGAAGAATTCTGTTCTAATAGAACTGCCGAGATTAATCCCCGTGGGGttaaaaaacaatcagaaaGAGCACAGACATGCCCCAGAGCATCTAACCCTCACCATAAATGTGACGAACTTTGTTCCAACGGAACGTTGGAGGCCAATCCCCAGGGGGTTAAAAAAGATTCAG GTTCCATTATTGGTGCTGCTTTAAGCTTTGgtagaaaaaagaaggaatctGGATCTCAGCAGAACTCTCCCCGAGCTGTTAACAATGTTCCTGTGGTAAAAGCGGCTCGCCATGGTCCATCACCTCTTCCTACTAAAAAGCATGATGAAGCTGAGAATAGTGGATCGTTTTCCTCATATCGACAACATTCTGATGAAAGTTATTCTGAAGATCATTCTCTTGACAAGGGGCCGGTTCGATCCCCTGGACCAATGAATGTGTCTGGGATTATCATG CCTGATCCTCCCAAGAGCCCTACAAAGCTTAGTCTGGCCTGCTATAAAATTCCAACACCAGCTGAGCCGCAACAGAATGGGAAGCTCCATGGTTCACCAAAGGCTGCTACATATCCTTCTGCTAACCATGAGGGAAAAGTCACTGATGGTCCTATTTCCGAGTATCTGGACTTCAGCTTTTCACGTGCTTCAGAAGAGAGTGACGAGGAAGAGGTTCAATCTGTCATCTCTGATTCCTGTGTGTCAGTAGGGAAATATCACGTGAGAGAAAATATTGCCTCTATTCTACAGTTAATCTTGGACAAGTATGGTGATATAGCAGCAGGCAGTCGATTGGAATCAGCTTCCATGCGAGCTTATTATTTAGAGTGTCTGTGCTCTGTGGTTCATGAGTTGCAATGCACTTCTTTCAAGCAGTTGACAAAATCCAAAGTTACAGAAATGTTGGCTGTTCTCAAGGACGTAGAATCCGCACAGATTGATGTTAGTTGGCTACGAGATATACTCAACGATCTGGCTGAAGGCGTGGAGCTGCGCGGTCAGCATCAAGCTGCGGAAGAAGCAAAATCAAAGTGTGATCATGCTATAGAGTCAATAAACAAAGAGCTAGAGTTCATGATGGAGGATCTAGCTCAAAAAGAGAAGGCAGTTGCTGATGCTGAAGCACAAATCTCTGAAACAAGAGATCGCCTGAATAAGCTAGAGCTCGATTCTTCTCGGTTAAGTGAGACTGTTTCTTCAATCTGGTCGACAGTCGAAAAGTTTCATGACAAACCCTTGGCAGATGAGATCTTGTAA
- the LOC118040441 gene encoding uncharacterized protein isoform X2 codes for MAENGRVHPDCMNASNPYHECGVACLERISQGKRRKEKKQSGSIIGAALSFGRKKKESGSQQNSPRAVNNVPVVKAARHGPSPLPTKKHDEAENSGSFSSYRQHSDESYSEDHSLDKGPVRSPGPMNVSGIIMPDPPKSPTKLSLACYKIPTPAEPQQNGKLHGSPKAATYPSANHEGKVTDGPISEYLDFSFSRASEESDEEEVQSVISDSCVSVGKYHVRENIASILQLILDKYGDIAAGSRLESASMRAYYLECLCSVVHELQCTSFKQLTKSKVTEMLAVLKDVESAQIDVSWLRDILNDLAEGVELRGQHQAAEEAKSKCDHAIESINKELEFMMEDLAQKEKAVADAEAQISETRDRLNKLELDSSRLSETVSSIWSTVEKFHDKPLADEIL; via the exons ATGGCTGAGAATGGAAGGGTACATCCAGATTGTATGAATGCTTCAAACCCTTACCATGAATGTGGTGTAGCTTGCCTTGAAAGGATTTCCCAAGGGAAGAGgaggaaagagaagaaacaGTCAG GTTCCATTATTGGTGCTGCTTTAAGCTTTGgtagaaaaaagaaggaatctGGATCTCAGCAGAACTCTCCCCGAGCTGTTAACAATGTTCCTGTGGTAAAAGCGGCTCGCCATGGTCCATCACCTCTTCCTACTAAAAAGCATGATGAAGCTGAGAATAGTGGATCGTTTTCCTCATATCGACAACATTCTGATGAAAGTTATTCTGAAGATCATTCTCTTGACAAGGGGCCGGTTCGATCCCCTGGACCAATGAATGTGTCTGGGATTATCATG CCTGATCCTCCCAAGAGCCCTACAAAGCTTAGTCTGGCCTGCTATAAAATTCCAACACCAGCTGAGCCGCAACAGAATGGGAAGCTCCATGGTTCACCAAAGGCTGCTACATATCCTTCTGCTAACCATGAGGGAAAAGTCACTGATGGTCCTATTTCCGAGTATCTGGACTTCAGCTTTTCACGTGCTTCAGAAGAGAGTGACGAGGAAGAGGTTCAATCTGTCATCTCTGATTCCTGTGTGTCAGTAGGGAAATATCACGTGAGAGAAAATATTGCCTCTATTCTACAGTTAATCTTGGACAAGTATGGTGATATAGCAGCAGGCAGTCGATTGGAATCAGCTTCCATGCGAGCTTATTATTTAGAGTGTCTGTGCTCTGTGGTTCATGAGTTGCAATGCACTTCTTTCAAGCAGTTGACAAAATCCAAAGTTACAGAAATGTTGGCTGTTCTCAAGGACGTAGAATCCGCACAGATTGATGTTAGTTGGCTACGAGATATACTCAACGATCTGGCTGAAGGCGTGGAGCTGCGCGGTCAGCATCAAGCTGCGGAAGAAGCAAAATCAAAGTGTGATCATGCTATAGAGTCAATAAACAAAGAGCTAGAGTTCATGATGGAGGATCTAGCTCAAAAAGAGAAGGCAGTTGCTGATGCTGAAGCACAAATCTCTGAAACAAGAGATCGCCTGAATAAGCTAGAGCTCGATTCTTCTCGGTTAAGTGAGACTGTTTCTTCAATCTGGTCGACAGTCGAAAAGTTTCATGACAAACCCTTGGCAGATGAGATCTTGTAA